AGCAACACACAGCAGGgtttcatttcaaaatgaattCACGTTTTGAGGAATGAATCACTTGAATCAATTgtctgcgtcccaatgtgcatactatccaccctatctgccctaaatagtattgaaatttactaatatcacatagaatttaggatggatagtatgcacattgggacgcattCCTTTCttcattactgaatgaatctgcTGTTTGAACAAATGGACTCaatgatttttaaacatttactgccacctactggcgtttttttttatgcatttttgagtatcatttcagttttaaaaatattttggggatagtttcacaaacattttaattctgtttatttACATGTACCCACCCcaatgttgtttcaaacctaaatgtctttatttcttttgaggaaaataagatattttgaagaatgctgataACCAAACTGTTTTAGTCTGTACATAGCCTACATGTAaacagtgatgggaataacggtgTTATAAataacggcgttactaacggcgttatttttttcagtaacgagtaatcaaacaaattactgttccccccgttacaacgccgttaccgttacttgcaataaaatgttgcgttactatattatattattagaattaaatttttcagttcatctgaatggatgcgcagtgtagctgtatttgacgtccCATAAACTCTActgtgaaggcgcacgactcgccgtcgctttctctcacatacacgcacgcaaaaaaagatacaaagcaagtgagtctttcataacatgcaggattgacgcgctacatgtaaacgatattctttgttgtattttcctgtcaaaataacgaaGTTCCTtcggaattcttcagcttttaagaactgccgggttttcttgtagtgggcggagctaatgtgcaaacaacaatctcattggctggcgctcacctattatcatccctgttttgatttcagcaaatcaattcgagcgaacgcagaaagcgtgattaatattcatgaacccagcagctcattaatccttagtgcgttttatattgatgacaaacatgcattaatacttggttattctaattactaaagttctatcatcatataatattaaattatcataatattatattataatgcttgactgactgatactaaatgtcagtagataaatagtgtagattaatgtacaatgttttttaatagtaatttattctttttagtgtccatttcattaatttaacataccggtatttaatattgggggcatccaaagttatttgacatttgaacatttttaaaaagtaacgcaatagttactttccctggtaattagttactttaataatgatgtaactcagttactaactcagttactatttgtgagaagtaactagtaactataactaattactttttttaagtaatgtgCCCAACACTGCATGTAAATACTgattcagatgcagcttctataaaaaaaatattgtcagTGTATCCTAATAGTTTGTGTAATACATTCTAAATTagatatttctttctaaaggaacattttgtttgctttttctcattctttgcttttgtcatttaacaCAATTATATGACTTTAAACtactttttcttcctttttaaaaaacataacatgatatactttttaaaacaaaaagtatgctctaatatttattattattatttacttttaatttttagaCTTCAAACCATGTTGAGGAGCCTGGAATGGGCAAAGGGGAGGCTTCTACATACTCAGGCAGCAGATGAGATAATCCATGAAGTATCTGATTTTATTCAGGAGATTCAAACTTCTGAACCGAGAGCACAGGAAGGTAAATGCCGTCAAACTATCTTAATTATTCACAGTAAACTCCAATTAGATTGTCTGATTTTGATGGCTAGTTACTTGACTACATTATTTTCTTTTGAGTAATTTTGCTAAGCATAACATACTCTGACATACAAACTACTGGAAAAATTAAGAAGTCTGCTTGTTTCCCAAGTGTTTATAAAAGCAGTATATTGTAATTTTTCTACAGACAGCACTGGATATCGACCTCCACTGAGTCGTAGTGGATCCAGAGGCGCACCGTCTTATGTTATTACTCAGGAtcaattgttgtttttgttgtcttgTGGCTTCACTGAAACACAGATTGCACATATTCTACACACCTCCATATCTACAGTCAAGCGACGTTTAAGGTaagttatataataaatatatccaTTGACTGCAAACGATACCCTGTTCACAGGTGTATTTGTCATGGAAAACTAATACAATGATGgtaacatttaatttgatttttaaagcaatttacaaatgaggacaatggaagcataTTTGTATTACCCCCCGCCCCGAGGGAAATGCTGATTGcaacttttgatttattttagcgctcctattaaatgttaaaatacttggATCCATTTTCCCAGGTGCTTCAATCTGTTGCAGTCTGCCTCATACTCAGACGTATCTAATGCAGACTTAGATGAAAAGATTAGGGATCTAGTGGCTGGAAATGACCAACTTGGACCAGAGGCAGTTCGAGCACAACTGAGGACAGAGGGAATTCGGGATCAGAGGTGCAGAGTGAGGAGCAGTATGCATTGTGTCAACCCAAGGGCTACAGCTCTCAGAGCAATGTCTCAGCGACTACGTAGAAGGTCCTACCGTGTCGCAGGACCTAATTCTTTATGGCATCTTGATGGAAATCACAAACTAATAcggtaattttatttttaaatcttaaacatTGCATTATGCCTAAACCACTCTATTCTtctgttacttaaaaaaatgcCACTAAGTcactaaatttgtatttaaaatttgaagTAAATAAGTTTTTAAAAGTCTAAATTTTAGAATTGAGCAGTTCATTAACAAATTAATATGGCTGCAAAAATAGGTTAAGATGGATGTAACAGTGCTTTTGTAGAACATAAAAGTAcagatattttgttgttgttgtctaaTGCAGGTGTTATGCTCAActaagtaattatttatttgtgttgatTTAGATGGAGGATAGTAATTCATGGTGCCATTGATGTCTACAGTCGGCTCGTCACCTTTCTCCGTGCATCTAACAACAATCGCAGCAGCACTGTCATGAACTGCTTCTTGGATGCCATTTCCAAATATAGAGTCCCTTCCAGAGTAAGGACTGACCATGGTGGAGAGAACAGTGCAGTGTGCTTGTTCATGAACCTGTTCAGAGGCACCGAGCGAGGGAGTGCTCTTAGAGGAAGAAGTACACACAATCAGAGGATTGAAAGACTTTGGGTCGATCTGTGGCGTGGGGTGTCAAATGTGTACTATGACCTTTTCCACTTTCTTGAGAGTGAGGGCATTGTGGATGTAGATAATGAAATGCACATGTGGGCTCTGCAATATGTCTACATCCCAAGAATTAACAAAGACTTGACAAATTTTACACACCAGTGGAACAATCATGGTTTGCGAACCGAGAGACACCAGTCACCTCTACAAATCTTTGTCCAGGGTTGCCTGGCACAACAGAGGCTGCTAAGTACTGCAATGCAGGAGATATTTGCATCAAGACCCTCAGACTCCATTGGAGGAGAGACTAATCCAGTAGACCTAATTGGTGGTGGCAGTCATTCTGTATCAGGAGCGGTATCTCATGTGCATTGGCTTGAACGAGTTACCGTACCTCCAAACCAGTTCACTGTGACCGATGATGAGATGCAGCAACTCGCAGAACAAATTGATCCACTTGGAGGTCCCCGGGAAAATCTTGGAATAAATGTCCTTAAAGATTTTTCCTTTTGTGGAAAACCTAAGAATGTAAATTGACATTTAATAGTGTTTCACTTAGCAtgtgtcatgttctgattggtttcTCCCCCTCTGCTTTCCTgtctcatttatattttatgtgagGGCTAAGTCATCTTCTCAGTACAAAAACATGTAtacaaaagaaattaaaataaataaataaatcacactgTAAGTCACATCAATAAACAactatttattgtaattatgatgtaaatttcattaatttgtaGTGTAATCTGAATACTTTCAGATGTGCATTCTAATCAGATATCACAAGACAGATCAGAACTGGAGAAAAGGACAAAATTCAGCAACACCTGCAAATATCAAAAAGCAGTagtaaaaatgtgtaataaaatgtccATAATATAACTTTATATAACAATCAGAGTGCGCACATCCAATAGGCCGAAAGGCTCAAAGTGGGTGCTCAACCacaaaaatacttaaaacaCAAAGAGGAAAATTGAACCACCACAGCTCCAAAAGttgtaaatatttatgtgtttgtttattatccTTATGTGAGGTGATTTCCTGATTGCCCTTTTTTTTTGGATCATGTGGGTGATCATGTGATTCAGGTTTGTGCTGTATTTAAGGGCTGAACTTTGTATGTGATCATTGTCTGATGAAGAGCTTGTAGGCTCAAAACGTCACCTGTGGTGAgaacataaatatttacaacTTTTGGAGCTGTGGTGGTTCAACTTTGCTCTTCGTGTTTTAAAGTTATATAGTGGGTTGGGGTGGGTTCTGAATTTGCacagttgttttttgtttgttactgCTGTTTCAGGAAGAAAATTCAATCAAAAgttgttaaaaaatgtaaaacatttaaaactatttaatcAGTAATTCTACATCACTCCAAAAGTGGGGGATTGCAAAATGCCACTTTCCATGCAGTCTCTAAAGAGTTCATAGCTTTGATGGACTGGCAGCCTCAAGACAATGCTGCAGGTATTTGCCTCTGGAAAAATTTTGGCGGGCTCATTCTCTTGAGGGTGCAAGAATTCTAATTTGGGTTCCACTGGGAACCCTAGCCTCGGAATAGCAGTGGATCCCAACACGAATCCAAGAATCCTTTCTAAAGTGAGGGGGTATGCAGTTCCTTCTAGTAAAAATGAACAGGAAAAGAAAAAGTTAATGACCATTTTACAGAATACAGAATGCCAGTGAAGTAGTTTTGTCACAGTTTTTTGTACCTCATGTTCTTCCAAACCCATATAAGTTTCCTCATCccagataaaaataaagtatacctgaatgcactaaaaaaaaatacttgaaaGCAAGTACATTTGTAGTACATTAATTTtttgtgctaaataaaattgtaagttAAACACCAATAcactaaaattatatttctacttCAGTGCACTTGAAAAAGTATACTAAATACCACGAGTACTTAAATTGATTTTCAGTGCATTGAAATAAAGTATCATATCACAAAAATATACAGAGgacttttattagttttattaagtttgttttgaatgctttaaaaatTCAATCTTAGTAAATTTTTACATAGTAATCCTAAATTTAAattgcttttattaaaaatattttactaatgTAATAGTTATAAGTACATTTTCCCAACTGTGCCACTTAAGTACACATAATATAAATTGATTTTAAGTGTAGTCAGATAAAATAAACCAAATATACAAGTGTTTTATAAGTGGGAGGGAGGAAGGAGGGATGGATAGATAGAGACAGAAGTGACAGATgatgagtgagagagtgagagtgagagagatcCAACATAGCTTCATTTTAATGTCATACCTTCCACTTCTATGAGCCAGTCCCTCCAGAAACAGATCGTTCTACTCTCCACTACTCTCCTGTTTCTGCCAACTGTAGAAAGTTCTGCTTTAAACAAAGCTGATATGTCTTCGGCCAAAAGGGGCTTCTCCTCGTACATAAATACCTCTTTGAAGAGCTCAGGATGCTTTTGCATCAAAGGCAAAAGCCCAAGACACTCCAGGCCCTCTTTAAATCTAGATAAACAAAACATGTACACAATGTgaaacaatgacaaaatattagtGTTAATTTGTCAGGTGAAAATATCTGTACATTTTTATACTCACTGTTCCAAGGAATCCCTCAACCTGTTCTCAGTGAAAAACTTGGTAGCCGATTCCACCAAGTTGTCTCTGTCCTCTAACGTCTGGATGTGACCCCAGCATACTTAATTGGTCAGATGCCTCCATTATAGCACACTGTGCGTCATTTACATTCTGTGCCGAATGGATCTAAATTGACAATGAATTTAACACAAAATTAGCCTTTAAATACGAGaaacaaaatactttaaaaaatgtaatgcacaCACAAAGCCTTAAGTAAGAGCTTTTTAAGGTTAAGGTTAACAATTTCAACATTCTAAGATATTACAACTATCACCAAATTACCATTACTAACAAAGCAACAGCTGGCCTAAATGAAAATTTGTAATACATAAACTAACCTTGGTCATCTTTGTTCTGAAGTCGTAGTCCACAATCTCTTGAAGGTCTGGTACTGGGGGCTGAAGGTTGCACACCTGACAAAACATTCTTtccgaaaaaaaaaatgtggctCCACACCACCATGCACCAGGCACACAGCTATCATCCGTCCAACTAGCTTGTACATTCCATTGTACAGTGCTGTAACACATGGGAAATGCATTATTATGTCTATAAACAacattgtgtgcttctaatgtTTTGTAAACAAATTAATCACTCTTTTTTCTCATAGACACTAGGTGTTaactttaataagtaaagatgcTTTGTTTAAAGACCTGATgacattaaatgtgaaaatgtgtaGAATTACAGAAAATTATAAATGAGGCAAACACTTTTTCCACGATGcttaatgtaaacacacacacacaaaaacattagacAATAGGTTACCTTTGGAATTGCAGGCAAGTGTTTTTTTCCAGTCCTCTCCATCAAATATTTCACATGAGTGGATTTCCCTCATCAGCAAAGTTAAAAATTCTCTTGTAGGTCCACCCTCATCAGCTGCTCCCTCACCAATCCCATCAGCATCTCTGAAAACAACGTCTAGTTTTGCCTCAGGGTTAAAACGTTGGCATCGGAAGGCTCTGATACCACTGTCTAGGATGTTGCATCGGGTTGCATTGATTTGGTTGGAAATGGGTGCAGCTGtagctggagctggagctggaaAGGAGGCCAcggctggagctggagctggatAGGAGGCCACGGCTGGAGCTGAAGCTGGAGCTGGATAGGAGGCCACGGAtagagctggagctggagctggaaCTGGATAGGAAGCCAAAGCTGGAGCTGGAGAGGAGCTCACTTGTGCAAGTGTGCAAGTGAGCAAATGTACTATTGTTCATGCAATACTTGTAGCACTATTGTTTGTATACATTGGAAGCAATAAATAGGATGCTGTCCAACATTTGAAGACTGATATGGAATAGATCAAACACTAGGAACGCAGTTTCTACACAATACAGCAGACACAAAGAGGCCTTTGAATATTAGATTACCTTCTCCAGTACATAAAGTGCTGATCTTCCCAGCTGCCCACTAGCAATTATGGCTGCTGGGATTTTTGACTCCAGATTCAAACGTGAAACCTGCCTCTGTGCATCAACACTGCACAGCTCAAACTCCCTCCCTTGAAGCTGTGAAAACGTGCTTCTGAGAATTTCTGCAAACTGAGTCTCACTCTGCTCTCTCTGTACAACAAGTCTCTGACTGGCAATGGCATCTATTGGGCAACAGTGTGCAATGCAGTCAGTTTAATCTAAATGTAGCCAACATACATACTGTTTACAACCAACATGACAATTTCATGAATAGCATTATAAGCAGAGGACTTACCTCTCAAAGATGTTAATCGATCGACACCAGTCCGGAGAAGAGTTACTCTAAATGTGCACGTTACATTTCTCCTCCTTGCCCTTCTGGGACGACCAGGACCATGCAACGTCTGTTCGTTGCGGAACATCTCAAACCTTTCAGAGAACATTTACACATTAGGCTACTacgaa
The sequence above is drawn from the Onychostoma macrolepis isolate SWU-2019 chromosome 04, ASM1243209v1, whole genome shotgun sequence genome and encodes:
- the LOC131538373 gene encoding uncharacterized protein LOC131538373 isoform X2, with the translated sequence MLRSLEWAKGRLLHTQAADEIIHEVSDFIQEIQTSEPRAQEDSTGYRPPLSRSGSRGAPSYVITQDQLLFLLSCGFTETQIAHILHTSISTVKRRLRCFNLLQSASYSDVSNADLDEKIRDLVAGNDQLGPEAVRAQLRTEGIRDQRCRVRSSMHCVNPRATALRAMSQRLRRRSYRVAGPNSLWHLDGNHKLIRWRIVIHGAIDVYSRLVTFLRASNNNRSSTVMNCFLDAISKYRVPSRVRTDHGGENSAVCLFMNLFRGTERGSALRGRSTHNQRIERLWVDLWRGVSNVYYDLFHFLESEGIVDVDNEMHMWALQYVYIPRINKDLTNFTHQWNNHGLRTERHQSPLQIFVQGCLAQQRLLSTAMQEIFASRPSDSIGGETNPVDLIGGGSHSVSGAVSHVHWLERVTVPPNQFTVTDDEMQQLAEQIDPLGGPRENLGINVLKDFSFCGKPKNVN
- the LOC131538373 gene encoding uncharacterized protein LOC131538373 isoform X1; this encodes MTLNYFFFLFKKHNMIYFLKQKVCSNIYYYYLLLIFRLQTMLRSLEWAKGRLLHTQAADEIIHEVSDFIQEIQTSEPRAQEDSTGYRPPLSRSGSRGAPSYVITQDQLLFLLSCGFTETQIAHILHTSISTVKRRLRCFNLLQSASYSDVSNADLDEKIRDLVAGNDQLGPEAVRAQLRTEGIRDQRCRVRSSMHCVNPRATALRAMSQRLRRRSYRVAGPNSLWHLDGNHKLIRWRIVIHGAIDVYSRLVTFLRASNNNRSSTVMNCFLDAISKYRVPSRVRTDHGGENSAVCLFMNLFRGTERGSALRGRSTHNQRIERLWVDLWRGVSNVYYDLFHFLESEGIVDVDNEMHMWALQYVYIPRINKDLTNFTHQWNNHGLRTERHQSPLQIFVQGCLAQQRLLSTAMQEIFASRPSDSIGGETNPVDLIGGGSHSVSGAVSHVHWLERVTVPPNQFTVTDDEMQQLAEQIDPLGGPRENLGINVLKDFSFCGKPKNVN